The following are from one region of the Aspergillus chevalieri M1 DNA, chromosome 1, nearly complete sequence genome:
- a CDS encoding class I SAM-dependent methyltransferase (COG:S;~EggNog:ENOG410PMCI;~InterPro:IPR029063;~PFAM:PF13489,PF08241): MGTGTGIWAMDMADAHPEATIKGIDLSPIQPSWIPPNLKFEVDDYNLEWLDHNKYDLIHARELLGTVPSWPEMYRKVLGALKPGGWFQQADPQVFLTSSYDTLGPDHVYHQWNPLLIGAGKKAGLDFDSAPRMKGWLEEAGFINVTEYRVPWPIGTWPKDPHQREIGAFNQVRIEQGVVDFCGRRFTNNLGVRQHSAVGRTLLIILQWSHAQLEVFAASMRAAVKNNKLLAHHYVYVVLLLFSETS; encoded by the exons ATGGGAACGGGCACCGGAATCTGGGCTAT GGACATGGCCGATGCGCACCCCGAAGCCACCATCAAAGGCATCGACCTCTCCCCCATCCAGCCTTCTTGGATCCCCCCAAACCTGAAATTCGAAGTCGACGACTATAACCTTGAGTGGCTTGACCACAACAAATATGACCTGATTCACGCTCGCGAGCTGCTGGGTACAGTTCCCAGCTGGCCGGAGATGTACCGGAAAGTATTGGG CGCCCTCAAACCCGGTGGCTGGTTCCAACAAGCCGATCCCCAGGTTTTTTTGACCTCTAGTTACGACACCCTCGGCCCCGACCATGTTTATCACCAATGGAACCCTCTACTTATCGGTGCCGGGAAAAAGGCCGGCTTGGACTTTGACTCGGCCCCGCGCATGAAAGGCTGGCTCGAGGAGGCTGGATTTATCAACGTGACTGAATATAGAGTTCCGTGGCCCATCGGGACGTGGCCCAAAGATCCGCACCAACGCGAGATCGGCGCCTTTAACCAAGTTCGTATCGAACAGGGTGTCGTGGACTTCTGCGGACGTCGGTTTACGAACAACCTCGGGGTACGTCAGCATAGCGCTGTGGGTAGAACTTTGCTGATCATTCTGCAGTGGTCGCACGCGCAGTTAGAGGTATTTGCAGCGTCAATGCGGGCGGCTGTGAAGAATAACAAATTGTTAGCCCATCATTATGTGTATGTTGTTCTTCTGTTGTTTTCAGAAACAAGCTGA
- a CDS encoding FAD-dependent oxidoreductase (COG:S;~EggNog:ENOG410PH9M;~InterPro:IPR036188,IPR002938;~PFAM:PF01494;~go_function: GO:0071949 - FAD binding [Evidence IEA]): MHHTMDRVLIVGAGAAGLLIAQVLKRENIPCTVFEQDPSFRPRDWNYGVYWAQSGLSECLPPELLDQLENCQVDHHTPAATDTLPGFNGKTGEKLVDVPAPYSLRLKRRKFLQLISTGLDIQRGKRLARIESNNDIVTAFFEDGSQATGKLLIGAEGAHSRVREYLMGPEKAALKPSPVVSSIATPRLPVDVASAVRELHPRYCAVFHPDGYFCWVGIHNETEDPAESEFLLLMSWISENDTGLSGEAILHDLKEKASHFAEPFRSVFETLAPGTKIWHSRLSYWETQPWDNHNGTLTLVGDAAHPMTFHRGQGLNNAILDAASLSREIANLQDKSPRALRPALEAYEKEVLGRGREVVESSNINSVSIHNWEELQNSPLFRMGLKKDATA, translated from the exons ATGCATCATACCATGGATCGCGTTCTCATCGTTGGCGCTG GCGCTGCTGGACTCCTCATTGCCCAAGTTCTCAAGCGA GAAAACATCCCCTGCACCGTCTTCGAACAAGACCCTTCCTTCCGACCGCGCGACTGGAACTATGGTGTCTACTGGGCGCAGTCCGGTCTCTCCGAATGTCTTCCCCCTGAATTACTCGACCAGCTCGAGAATTGCCAGGTGGACCATCACACTCCTGCTGCGACAGATACCTTGCCGGGCTTCAATGGCAAAACTGGAGAGAAACTGGTTGATGTCCCGGCACCGTATAGCTTGCGTCTCAAGCGCCGCAAGTTTCTGCAGCTTATCTCCACTGGTCTGGATATCCAG CGCGGAAAACGTCTGGCCAGAATCGAATCAAATAATGATATCGTCACCGCATTCTTCGAAGATGGCTCCCAAGCGACCGGTAAACTACTAATCGGGGCTGAAGGTGCGCATTCGCGAGTCCGGGAGTACCTCATGGGTCCTGAAAAGGCGGCTCTCAAGCCATCCCCTGTCGTCTCGTCGATCGCCACGCCTCGACTCCCCGTTGATGTCGCTAGTGCCGTGCGCGAATTGCATCCCCGGTACTGCGCCGTGTTCCACCCGGACGGTTACTTCTGCTGGGTCGGAA TTCATAACGAAACCGAAGACCCTGCCGAATCCGAGTTCCTGTTGCTGATGTCGTGGATCTCGGAAAATGATACCGGACTATCTGGTGAGGCTATCCTGCACGACCTCAAGGAAAAGGCCAGTCACTTTGCTGAGCCATTCCGCTCTGTCTTCGAGACCCTGGCCCCGGGGACCAAGATCTGGCACAGTCGGTTGTCATACTGGGAAACTCAGCCGTGGGACAACCACAATGGTACCCTCACCCTGGTAGGTGACGCGGCTCATCCTATGACTTTCC ACCGCGGTCAAGGACTAAACAACGCCATCCTCGACGCCGCCTCCCTCAGCCGCGAAATCGCCAACCTCCAAGACAAGTCTCCCCGTGCCCTCCGACCGGCGCTTGAGGCCTACGAAAAAGAAGTCCTGGGCAGAGGACGCGAGGTCGTCGAGTCGTCCAACATAAACAGTGTCTCTATCCATAACTGGGAAGAACTGCAAAACTCGCCTCTGTTTAGGATGGGTTTGAAGAAAGATGCTACGGCATAA
- a CDS encoding GMC family oxidoreductase (CAZy:AA3;~COG:E;~EggNog:ENOG410PJ6X;~InterPro:IPR012132,IPR036188,IPR027424,IPR000172, IPR007867;~PFAM:PF00732,PF05199;~SECRETED:SignalP(1-18);~go_function: GO:0016614 - oxidoreductase activity, acting on CH-OH group of donors [Evidence IEA];~go_function: GO:0050660 - flavin adenine dinucleotide binding [Evidence IEA];~go_process: GO:0055114 - oxidation-reduction process [Evidence IEA]), translating to MIARFKLACAFLATAAVATGPLYDYVIVGGGTSGLVVANRLSEDPNVSVVVIEAGYSVHDNENVTAANGYGKAFGTEIDYQYESVNQTYAGNSKQTLRAGKALGGTSTINGMSYTRAEDVQIDAWKELGNRGWSWNSLFPYYQKSEQLTRPSPDEIAAGASYNESAHGYDGPLHVGFNNMQEGNLTTPLNQTYDKLGIPWVEDVNDGRMRGFNVFPETINHELGIREDAARAYYWPYRSRPNLIVITKTRANKILWSDDNATGGVSASGVEIQSGNITGVVKARKEVILSTGSIRTPTLLELSGVGNKDILEKHNITVRVDLPTVGENLQDQTNANTMALGNGNWTGVKALAYASFYDIFGDDAEAVAGSVLHKLADYAAKTSEATGGVVKQEDLANFFQIQYDLLFSNAVPMVEILFIPTHSPMLITEYWTLLPFSRGNVHINSADPAENPVINPNYFMVDWDLQAHIGVTKFIRNMYQTAPLSDMIKMERAPGPDVPQNATDTDWEEYTKKNYRSNFHPVGTAAMMPRSMGGVVSDRLMVHGTSNVRVVDASVLPFQMCGHLTSTLYAIAERASDLIKEDA from the exons ATGATAGCACGATTCAAGCTTGCGTGCGCCTTTCTTGCGACTGCGGCTGTCGCAACAGGGCCGCTGTACGATTATGTGATTGTGGGTGGTGGCACCAGTGGTTTGGTTGTCGCTAATCGACTGTCCGAAGATCCCAATGTGTCCGTTGTGGTGATCGAAGCAGGATACTCCGTCCACGATAACGAAAACGTCACGGCGGCAAATGGATATGGAAAGGCATTTGGGACGGAGATTGACTATCAATATGAGTCCGTGAACCAGACATACGCCGGCAACTCGAAACAAACTCTGCGAGCCGGCAAGGCCTTGGGAGGGACAAGTACCATCAATG GAATGTCCTACACCCGCGCAGAAGACGTCCAAATCGACGCCTGGAAAGAACTCGGCAACAGAGGCTGGTCCTGGAACAGCCTGTTCCCTTACTACCAGAAAAGTGAGCAGCTGACCCGCCCCTCGCCGGATGAAATCGCCGCCGGGGCATCCTATAACGAATCCGCCCATGGCTACGACGGTCCGCTGCACGTAGGCTTCAACAATATGCAAGAAGGCAACCTGACGACGCCGCTGAACCAAACGTACGATAAGCTCGGTATTCCATGGGTTGAGGATGTCAACGACGGCCGGATGCGCGGATTCAATGTGTTCCCCGAGACTATAAACCATGAACTAGGTATACGTGAGGATGCTGCAAGGGCATACTACTGGCCGTACCGAAGCAGACCTAACCTAATCGTGATAACAAAGACGCGGGCGAACAAGATTCTCTGGAGCGATGACAACGCGACTGGTGGTGTTTCGGCGTCCGGTGTCGAGATCCAGTCGGGCAATATAACCGGCGTTGTGAAAGCCAGGAAAGAAGTTATCCTTTCTACGGGATCGATAAGAACCCCTACTCTATTGGAACTTTCTGGCGTCGGGAACAAAGA TATTCTTGAGAAACACAACATCACTGTCCGCGTCGACCTCCCCACCGTCGGTGAGAACCTGCAAGACCAAACCAACGCCAACACAATGGCCCTCGGAAACGGCAACTGGACCGGCGTCAAGGCCCTCGCGTACGCCTCGTTCTACGACATCTTCGGAGATGACGCTGAAGCAGTGGCCGGATCCGTCCTCCATAAACTGGCAGACTACGCCGCAAAAACGTCCGAAGCAACCGGCGGCGTCGTGAAGCAAGAAGACCTGGCAAACTTCTTCCAAATCCAATACGATCTACTCTTCTCAAATGCAGTCCCGATGGTCGAGATCCTGTTCATCCCGACTCACAGCCCGATGTTGATCACCGAGTACTGGACCCTCCTCCCCTTCTCGCGGGGTAACGTGCATATCAACTCCGCAGACCCAGCCGAAAACCCAGTCATCAACCCGAACTACTTCATGGTCGACTGGGATCTCCAAGCTCACATCGGAGTCACCAAGTTCATCCGCAACATGTACCAAACCGCCCCACTCAGCGACATGATTAAGATGGAGCGCGCCCCCGGACCAGACGTTCCCCAGAACGCAACAGACACCGACTGGGAAGAATACACCAAGAAGAACT ACCGCTCGAACTTTCACCCCGTCGGTACAGCAGCTATGATGCCCCGCTCGATGGGCGGTGTTGTCAGTGACCGGTTAATGGTGCATGGCACTTCTAACGTGCGTGTTGTTGATGCTTCGGTTCTGCCGTTCCAGATGTGTGGGCATTTGACGAGTACTTTGTATGCGATTGCGGAGCGGGCATCGGATTTGATTAAGGAGGATGCTTGA
- a CDS encoding putative peroxidase (COG:S;~EggNog:ENOG410PNHI;~InterPro:IPR036851,IPR000028;~PFAM:PF01328;~SECRETED:SignalP(1-24);~go_function: GO:0004601 - peroxidase activity [Evidence IEA]): MKVSIVSTILSAALATASPHFGMASLDNWKPAGHGDFRGPCPMLNTLSNHGFLPHDGRNLTREVVIKGLSEGLNFNASLGSLMFDMALVANPEPNATYFTLDNLNRHNVLEHDASMSRSDAYYGNNHVFNSTIFDKTKAYWKKPVLDATMLANGKLARQIQSRASNPNYTFTSSMEEFSLGEVAAPVIAFGDIQHGRVNRSLVEYFFENERLPAELGWTRPEKVISLEDISKVTEMIRNATSLITPSKSDSGSGSTKRDLHGGMFR; encoded by the exons ATGAAGGTCTCTATTGTTTCTACCATTCTTTCTGCTGCCCTGGCTACAGCAAGCCCTCACTTTGGTATGGCTTCGCTAGATAACTGGAAGCCCGCCGGCCACGGTGACT TCCGCGGTCCCTGTCCCATGCTAAACACGCTATCCAACCATGGCTTCCTCCCACACGATGGCCGCAACCTCACTCGTGAAGTCGTTATCAAGGGTTTGTCGGAGGGATTGAACTTCAACGCCTCGTTGGGAAGTTTGATGTTTGACATGGCGCTGGTTGCGAATCCGGAGCCAAATGCTACTTACTTTACCTT GGACAACCTTAACCGGCACAACGTGCTCGAGCACGATGCAAGCATGAGCCGCTCCGACGCCTACTACGGCAACAACCACGTCTTCAACTCCACCATCTTCGACAAAACAAAAGCCTACTGGAAGAAGCCCGTTCTTGACGCCACGATGCTCGCCAATGGCAAGTTGGCGCGGCAGATCCAGTCGCGCGCGTCGAACCCGAACTACACATTTACCTCTTCGATGGAGGAGTTCAGTCTGGGCGAGGTTGCGGCGCCGGTTATTGCGTTTGGGGATATTCAGCATGGCAGAGTCAATCGGTCGCTGGTGGAGTATTTCTTTG AAAATGAACGTCTGCCCGCTGAGCTTGGCTGGACTAGGCCTGAAAAGGTCATCAGTCTGGAGGATATTTCCAAGGTAACGGAGATGATTCGGAACGCTACTAGCCTGATTACGCCGAGCAAGTCGGATTCCGGTTCGGGGTCGACTAAGCGAGATTTGCATGGGGGGATGTTTAGGTGA